From one Solanum lycopersicum chromosome 12, SLM_r2.1 genomic stretch:
- the LOC101255769 gene encoding secretory carrier-associated membrane protein 1 has product MAGRYYNDNPFDEGQEDNPFTDQGTRGKGQSNYGSGPFYMMNPASVPPATNSRLSPLPHEPADYDRGATVDIPLDNPKDLKNKEKELQAKEAELKKLEQDLKRREDAIARAGVVIEEKNWPPFFPIIHHDIANEIPIHLQKLQYVAFFTWLGLVACLLWNLIAVTSAWIKGEGITIWLLAIIYLISGVPGAYVLWYRPLYHAMRTDSALKFGWFFLCYLFHIGFCIIATVAPPIFFKGKSLAGILPAIDLIGWNGLVGVFYFIGFAFFCIESLTSIWVIQQVYMYFRGSGKAAEMKKEAARSTMMAAL; this is encoded by the exons ATGGCTGGACGTTATTACAATGACAATCCGTTTGATGAAGGACAGGAGGATAACCCCTTTACG gACCAAGGGACTCGAGGAAAGGGTCAATCGAATTATGGTAGCGGTCCATTTTATATGATG AATCCTGCAAGTGTTCCTCCTGCTACAAACTCAAGGCTTTCACCTCTTCCTCATGAACCTGCTGACTATGATCGTGGTGCAACAGTTGATATCCCTCTTGATAATCCGAAG GATCTGAAGAATAAAGAGAAAGAACTCCAAGCTAAAGAAGCtgaactaaaaaaattagaacag GATCTGAAAAGGAGGGAAGATGCTATAGCTAGAG CTGGAGTTGTCATAGAGGAAAAGAATTGGCCACCTTTCTTCCCCATTATTCACCATGATATTGCAAATGAAATTCCAATCCATCTACAGAAGTTGCAGTATGTTGCATTTTTTACATGGTTGG GTTTGGTAGCCTGTCTTCTATGGAACCTTATAGCAGTTACCTCAGCTTGGATCAAAGGAGAAG GTATAACTATCTGGCTTCTTGCTATCATCTACTTAATATCTGGTGTCCCAGGAGCCTATGTGCTGTGGTATCGTCCTCTGTATCATGCAATGAG GACGGATAGTGCACTGAAATTTGGATGGTTCTTCTTATGTTATCTC TTTCACATTGGATTCTGCATCATTGCTACTGTGGCACCTCCCATATTCTTCAAAGGAAAATCTTTAGC TGGCATCTTGCCTGCAATTGATCTGATAGGCTGGAATGGTTTGGTTGGG GTATTCTACTTCATAGGATTTGCATTCTTCTGTATTGAATCCCTGACCAGCATATGGGTTATTCAG CAAGTGTACATGTATTTCCGAGGAAGTGGCAAAGCCGCGGAGATGAAGAAAGAGGCTGCAAGGTCTACAATGATGGCAGCACTGTGA